TCAATTATTAAAGTTCAATATGTAGTAAATAACTTACCTAAATATCCTAATAATACTTATAAAGAAATAAGAACATATAAAGAAGGTCTAGGTATGTATGAATTTGAAAATACTATATTATTAGATAACGAAGAAACTTCTTCTAAGCCTACGCCCTTTGAATTTAAGTGTAAAATATATGAAAATAACTAAATGCTAAAACTTACTTATAAAGTTATTAAATAACATCAGAGCCCCCATACTATTTACATATGAGGGCTTAAATATATACTGTATATACCTTATTACTTATAATAACTCCTGTATATTAGTTTTAACTTCCTCTAAGTAATCCCTTAGTTCCACCTCTGACTTCTCTGGTACAGCTCCAAAGAACATCTGTTTCACTACCTTCATTCCACAGAATTTAAAAGTTCCTTCGTCCTTTACTGTTTTCATGGATTCATGCATCCCATTGTTTTCATATACTTCATCAGGATTTCCCATAGGTGCAAATATGGCAACCTTCTTGCCATTTAAAAGTGGTACAGGACCATTCTCTCTATTTTCATAGGCAAATCCATGAGATAAAACCCTATCTAAATATCCTTTTAAAATGGCTGGCTCACCACCCCACCATATAGGATATACAAAACTTATAAAATCTGCTTCCTCAATAAACTTTTGCTCTTCTTTTATATCATTTGGTGTTATTCCTTTAGAAAAAGCCTCAAAATCTGAAGGTAAAAGTACTGGTTGAAAATTAATTTTATATAAATCCCTAACTTCCACATCATAATTTTTATATTTTGATACATCTATAAGAGATTCGACAATACCTTTTGAAAAACTTTTTGGGTTTGGATGTGCAAAAATAATAAGATGTTTCATTATTAACTCCCCCTCTAACTCTTTTAATCAATTATGTTTTATAATTAAATTTAAGTCAACCATATCATACATACAATATATTAAATTATTATAAAAAATTTATGCTAAAGCTAAAAGGGTTATCCGTAGTACTTACAGAATAACCCTAAAACCTAT
The nucleotide sequence above comes from Hathewaya histolytica. Encoded proteins:
- a CDS encoding NAD(P)H-dependent oxidoreductase, coding for MKHLIIFAHPNPKSFSKGIVESLIDVSKYKNYDVEVRDLYKINFQPVLLPSDFEAFSKGITPNDIKEEQKFIEEADFISFVYPIWWGGEPAILKGYLDRVLSHGFAYENRENGPVPLLNGKKVAIFAPMGNPDEVYENNGMHESMKTVKDEGTFKFCGMKVVKQMFFGAVPEKSEVELRDYLEEVKTNIQELL